The Quercus lobata isolate SW786 chromosome 9, ValleyOak3.0 Primary Assembly, whole genome shotgun sequence region ATTCTGGGGATGGCCGAGGTATGCTATCTTCCTGTTTGGCAAAGTAAAAGTTGTTTATGAAGCGATTattaattgattgattgatgCAGGAGGGTTACAAGGttaatttgaatgtgtatgaCCTAAGCCAAGGACTAGCCAGACAGCTTTCCACCTCTTTTTTGGGGAAGCCTATTGAGGGTATATGGTAAGTTTATATCATATCATCATTATATTATATGGAACCCTCTTTTACACGATCAACCAAATCTTagtcccaatttttattttatattttttatttttgggttctaGGTCGATCACATTCATACATGTCTTCTTTTCGGTCATTCTACTTTAATCTCTAATTTTAGCAACaacaacataaccaaaaaaaaaaaaaactttaatctCTAATGTAGCGTTTTCATTCATAATAAAGTCACTAAATTTTATGATGACTGTTAGCCTAACTTAACCCTTCTCCTCTTTTTGAGCTTGGTCTAGTTACGAACACTAAGACAGAGGTGGAGTTgaataaaataaccaaaataagaTAATGAAAGTATGCTCATCTAAATGCACACTAAGCCAATGATGCAATAggtaggattttttttgttggttaatTTACACACCCACCCAGCGGGTTTTGAATCTATTACCCCATTCTTCACTTATAGCAAGAGTCATTTGAGTTAGAGCTCATTAATGTAGTTGTGGGATATGGATGAATAACATACCTTTTTGAACTAGATGATTAGAATCAAGTGCAAATCTTATTCAGTTGAACAGTGTATATCTTTCATTGAATGATTGGGTTTTTACCACTCTAtcttaaatctaaaattttggttGGTCTCTACATGCGCTAGCAGCAATCAACCTGATTTACCAATTACATATGAAGCGTTTACTATTTGTTGACTGGATTCAAAGCGTTTAGGGCTTGTTTACTTAACCCtaacacataaaatattatttatatataaaggagtacgtaattatattactattttaccCCTAACTGATAACCATAACACTATTTAACAACAGTCAATTGTCTTCCCTTTTCATTTGCTAGATAAAACTGTTGGAGtatgtcattttctttttcttctttcacaaTTAACATCTATAAAACACTTACCATGTATGACATTGATGAATTATTGGAGCATGGAGTGTGGGAAACAAATTGTTGCTTGGAAAAATGGAATTTAACCAAGCGCGATGAAGTTTGCATCTTTGcgaagaatttttttaattttttattgtgacgttgattttgtttgcttgcttctCATTGATGGTGCTGGATGcctgaatttgaattttaaggGTGTACCTCGTGTTCTTATGTATTATGTTTTATTCACATACAATGTGTGCCAAGCGTTTCATTGGGATTACTTGAGCAGTCTCTTTTACATGTGACCCTTTTTTGAGAACCTAGTTTGTTGCAACTTGAGTTTTAGTTGGGTTTATGATTGTGTATATGCAAAGTATGTGTAATTGATGTTTGTGTTACATTTGTATTTTGGATTTGCTTTTCCCATGTacctattcaaaaaaaaaaaaagatttgctTTTCCCGTGTGTGCATATTGATTTTTTGTCATCGTATTTATACGTCATCTCATTGATAAGCTTGAGatatgttttatgttggtttGTAAACTCTTTTGTAGCATGTGATTGTTATGCAGATAAGCTGATTGGTGTTAACTAGgtcttgaaatatatatatatatatatatatatattttttgtcgAAGTCATATTGTTTTAGTCTTTAGAAATTGATTGTTTTTACTTACAAGGAAAAATGTGTGATCATATTGATTTGCTTTTCTGTGTGTGcatattgatttatttttccatGAATGTTTTCTTGGGAGGGCATGTTTTACTATGGTTGTATGGAAGAATGATTTTCATTTATTCTTTGCACAACAGGCACACAGGAGTCGTTGTTTATGGTAATGAATATTACTTTGGAGGAGGCATTCAACATGCTCCTGCTGGATCGACACCATATGGTACACCTTTTCGGGTGGTAGATTTGGGAGTCACGCATGTCCCAAAGGATGTCTTTGAAATGTATCTGCAGGAAATTAGCCCTCGGTATACAGCTGAAACATATAGCTTGCTCACACACAATTGCAATAACTTCAGCAATGAGGTTGCTCAGTTTTTGGTGGGTACAACCATTCCAGACTACATTCTGCAGCTGCCTAATGAAGTTATGAGTAGTCCAATGGGTGCTCTTATATGTAAGTTGTTATCTACCTCATTTGTTAATATCTTTTCCTGTGAGATGTTGAAACTAcattaattctattttttttgttttcttcatcgttctattttcattaattaattttttgaaaagaaatctGTTATGATTTTCACTATTCCCAAGTAACTTAGGCGGTGGGATCTGACTATTCCCTTGTCATTAAGGACCTGTCTTGTAGAGCGTCAGGCACCCGAATAAAGCTCTTTAGGAAAGAATTTGGGGGGAGGGGGTCTGGTAATTTTCTTTAAGTGCTTTATGTGCTCCACAAAAGCCAAAAATCTGCTCTTGTTAAAGGCCAAAatctgatttaaaaaaaaaaaaaaaaatccaaaatctgaACTTCATGCTCAAGCTCTTTTTAGGcattgtttcagcttttaggaGATTTAAGTGAGACAAAAGAGCTGGCTGATTTTACATTAAGACACCCTGATACTCCCTCCCGCTTTCCTAACTCTGAAACAAAAAGGATCTCTTATCTCTCGAGCCCATCACTGTATTTCAAGCCCCCCTGTTGGTGAGTTTTCTTTCTCAACTGTTGTGTTCACTGCTCTTACTGTCCGGGTAGAAGGATATGAGCCCTTGGGTAGCAAGTATCCATTGGTCTTGAACTTGTG contains the following coding sequences:
- the LOC115960209 gene encoding desumoylating isopeptidase 1, coding for MAEEGYKVNLNVYDLSQGLARQLSTSFLGKPIEGIWHTGVVVYGNEYYFGGGIQHAPAGSTPYGTPFRVVDLGVTHVPKDVFEMYLQEISPRYTAETYSLLTHNCNNFSNEVAQFLVGTTIPDYILQLPNEVMSSPMGALILPMIQNLETTLKAGAVPQVPQFRPAMAQPLQPVTTAKSEAPTKSEDPKTTKNAVPAAVNPAGEQKLVVNGVVGDPLGNARSKVQEEICNEFAAIMATGSLRASEAAALATRRVMQRYGNTSSAVPQS